The nucleotide sequence GGGTGCGGCCGGAGACCAGGTCGAGGACCTCGACACAGTCGCCGCCCGCCCAGATGTTGTCGTGACCGCGCACGCGCATGGCCAGATCGGTCAGCAGCCCGCCGTAGGAGCCCACCGGCAGCCCCGCCTCCTGGGCGAGCCCGGTCTCGGGGGCCACCCCGAGGCCCAGGACCACGAGGTCGGCGGGGTATTCGCTGACCTTGGTGGCCACGGCCCGCACCCGGCCGTCCTCCCCGGTGACCACTTCGGTGACCTCCGCGCCGGTCACCGTGTCGATGCCGAGCCCTGTCATCGCGTCGCGCACCAGCCGCCCCATGTCGGGGTCGAGCGTGGACATCGGCTGCTCACCGCGCTCCAGGACGGTGACCTGGCAGCCGCGTTGGACGAGCGCCTCGGCCATCTCCACCCCGATGTATCCGGCGCCGATCACGACCGCGCGCTCGACCCGGGTGGACTCCAGGGTCTCCAGCAGCGCTCGCCCGTGGTCCAGGGTCTGCACCCCGTGGACGCCGGGGGCGTCGATCCCGGGCATGTCGGGGCGGCGCGGCCGGGCGCCGGTCGCGATGACCAGGTCGTCGAAGCCGTGCCAGCGCTCGTCGCCGTTACCGCGCGGGTCGACGTCCCGCGCCAGGACCCGCTGGCCGGCGAGGTCGATCTCGACGACCTCGGTGTGCGTCCGTACGTCGATCCCGCGGCCCTGGTGGGTCTCGGGCGTACGGGCGATGAGCTCGTCGGGGCCGTCCACCACCCCGCCGACCCAGTACGGGATGCCGCAGGCCGAGTACGAGGTGAACTGGCCGCGCTCGAAGGCGAGGATCTCCAGCTCGCTCCGGCTCTTGAGCCTGCGCGCCCGCGACGCGGCGGACATGCCCGCCGCGTCGCCCCCGATGACCACCATGCGTCGTGCCGCCGCCATGTATGCCCCTCCGCCACTGGATGTCCGGCTTTAGGGGACCAACCTATGCGCGCGAGGTGTTCTCCCGGATCAGCACATACAGCCCCGCGCTGGCGAGCATCAGCGCGCCGTCGATGTAGACCGCGTGCGTCCAGCTTCCGTAGTGGTCGAAGAGGGTGCCGCTGAGGGCCGGGCTGACCACCGCGCCGATCTCCCCGACCAGGTTGAACAGGCCGAAGGCCGCGCCGCGTTCGGCCGCGTCGACCACATCGTTGAGCAGCGCGTGCGCCATCGGCTGGAGCGCGTTGAAGAACAGGCTGGTCACGAAGAGCAGGATGGACATCACCCAGAGGGAGGGCTGCTCATTGGTCTGCAGATAGGCGGCGAACACCAGCACCAGCACGCCCTGGACCACGGTGAACGCGATCAGCAGCGGCCGCCGCCCCCAGCCCCGGGCCTTGGCCCGGTCCGAGAGCATGCCTCCGGCCGGGAAGCCGAGGATGCCCGCGCCCGCGTTGAAGGTGGCCACCAGCGCGGCGTTCTGGAACGAGCTGTGGGCGGCGTCCGCGACGATCGACACCGACCAGAAGCTGAAGAACCACAGATTCCACATGACCGCGATGAAGGCGAAGCTGAGCAGCAGCACATTGCGGTTCCGGGAGACCGAGCCCAGTTTGCCGCTCCGCCGGGCGAAGATCGCCCCGATGAGCAGGAACGCCAGCACGCACTCCAGGACGGCCACGCCCCAGCTCGGCATCCCCGCCCCGTCGGCGATCAGATAGACCGCCATGACCGCGGCGCACAGCACCGCCGAGATCCCCAGCAGCCGCAAGGTGGAGCCGGTGGCCTTGAGCGGACCGCCGATGCGGCGCATATAGACCGCCGTGACCCAGCCGAACGCCAGCGTCGCACCGCCCAGCACCAGGAACGGCATCCGCCAGGCGTCCTCCTCGCCGAGCACCTCCCCGCCCCAGTCGATCAGATACGGCGCGCTGATGGTCGCGACCGTCAGCCCGATGGCCAGTCCGGTGATGGCGACGCCCATGCCCAGACCGGCCTTGGCGGGCGGGGTGCGCTGGGCGATCAGCGAGCGGTCGTTGGAGTAGAAGACGCCCTCGCCGAGGCCGGTCAGCACCCGCAGCACGACGAAGGCGATCAGCCCGGTCATCAGGCCGCTGGCGAGGGTCGCGACCCCCGCCCACAGCAGCGAGACCGCGAGCATGGTGCGGTGCCCGAAGCGGTCGCCGAGATAGCCGCCGGGGAACTGGGTCAGCATGTAGCCCGCGAAGAAGAGGCTGCCGATCAGGCCGCCGAGCGCGTGCGGATGGTCGGCGGAGCCCAGCATGGCGTGGTCGTTCTCGATCAGCCAGGTGACGACCGGGCCGGTGATGGTGCGGTCGGCGTACGAGAAG is from Streptomyces hygroscopicus and encodes:
- a CDS encoding flavoprotein oxidoreductase — encoded protein: MAAARRMVVIGGDAAGMSAASRARRLKSRSELEILAFERGQFTSYSACGIPYWVGGVVDGPDELIARTPETHQGRGIDVRTHTEVVEIDLAGQRVLARDVDPRGNGDERWHGFDDLVIATGARPRRPDMPGIDAPGVHGVQTLDHGRALLETLESTRVERAVVIGAGYIGVEMAEALVQRGCQVTVLERGEQPMSTLDPDMGRLVRDAMTGLGIDTVTGAEVTEVVTGEDGRVRAVATKVSEYPADLVVLGLGVAPETGLAQEAGLPVGSYGGLLTDLAMRVRGHDNIWAGGDCVEVLDLVSGRTRHIPLGTHANKHGQVIGANVGGDYATFPGVVGTAVSKVCDLEIARTGLLEAEAAAVGLKFEAVTIESTSRAGYYPDSRPMTVKMLAEQRTGRLLGTQIVGREGAGKRVDIAAVALTARMTVEQMTALDLGYAPPFSPVWDPVLVAARKAAGTVKSSPSGD
- a CDS encoding MFS transporter; translated protein: MPEVTAEPTAQGREAPRGGWQPYHTLWAMLLGGWLFSYADRTITGPVVTWLIENDHAMLGSADHPHALGGLIGSLFFAGYMLTQFPGGYLGDRFGHRTMLAVSLLWAGVATLASGLMTGLIAFVVLRVLTGLGEGVFYSNDRSLIAQRTPPAKAGLGMGVAITGLAIGLTVATISAPYLIDWGGEVLGEEDAWRMPFLVLGGATLAFGWVTAVYMRRIGGPLKATGSTLRLLGISAVLCAAVMAVYLIADGAGMPSWGVAVLECVLAFLLIGAIFARRSGKLGSVSRNRNVLLLSFAFIAVMWNLWFFSFWSVSIVADAAHSSFQNAALVATFNAGAGILGFPAGGMLSDRAKARGWGRRPLLIAFTVVQGVLVLVFAAYLQTNEQPSLWVMSILLFVTSLFFNALQPMAHALLNDVVDAAERGAAFGLFNLVGEIGAVVSPALSGTLFDHYGSWTHAVYIDGALMLASAGLYVLIRENTSRA